In Halorubrum sp. PV6, a single window of DNA contains:
- a CDS encoding M28 family metallopeptidase encodes MHSQPTDGPHSIDPAAVERVRERRAELAPALGRTWTDDQPRRFLTDLTALGSRMAGSEGERRAAAVVADAFERAGLAGVETRPFEMTAWERGDATLRVTTPDRDGTPATREFEALALPYSPSGSVAGELVDVGYGTPAEIAERDVEGRIAVASTTTPDGGRFVHRMEKFGAAVDAGAVGFVFRNHLDGQLPPTGSLTFGEEAAAVGVGVSKETGAWLREYAAGPGESGAPATAELSVTATTRPSESQNVVGHAGPDTDERLLLVAHYDAHDIAEGALDNGCGIATVATAAGILTETDLPIGVDVVGVGAEEVGLLGAERLAERVDLDRVKGVINVDGAGRFRDLVALAHTSETAVAVANAVASGTDQPIAVDETPHPFSDQWPFVRRGVPALQLHSDSGDRGRGWGHTHADTRDKVDTRNVREHAMLVALLVAEFAAPEREAARLERDALVAAFREADFEAGMRAADLWPTAWP; translated from the coding sequence ATGCACTCACAGCCGACCGACGGACCACATTCGATCGACCCGGCCGCGGTCGAGCGCGTCCGCGAGCGACGCGCCGAACTCGCCCCGGCGCTCGGGCGGACGTGGACCGACGACCAGCCGCGGCGCTTCCTCACCGACCTCACCGCGCTCGGGAGTCGGATGGCGGGCAGCGAGGGCGAGCGACGAGCCGCCGCGGTCGTCGCCGACGCCTTCGAGCGGGCGGGGCTCGCCGGCGTGGAAACGAGGCCGTTCGAGATGACGGCGTGGGAGCGCGGAGACGCGACGCTCCGGGTGACGACCCCCGACCGCGACGGGACGCCGGCGACCCGCGAGTTCGAGGCCCTCGCGCTGCCCTACTCGCCGAGCGGGAGCGTCGCGGGCGAACTCGTCGACGTGGGGTACGGCACCCCCGCGGAGATAGCCGAGCGCGACGTGGAGGGCCGGATCGCGGTCGCGTCGACGACGACACCGGACGGCGGTCGGTTCGTCCACCGGATGGAGAAGTTCGGGGCTGCGGTCGACGCTGGCGCGGTCGGGTTCGTCTTCCGGAACCACCTCGACGGCCAACTCCCGCCGACGGGGTCGCTGACGTTCGGCGAGGAGGCGGCCGCCGTCGGCGTCGGCGTCTCGAAGGAGACCGGCGCGTGGCTCCGCGAGTACGCGGCCGGCCCCGGCGAGAGCGGGGCGCCCGCCACCGCCGAACTGTCGGTGACGGCGACGACCCGCCCGAGCGAGAGTCAGAACGTGGTCGGGCACGCGGGCCCCGACACCGACGAACGACTGCTCCTCGTCGCCCACTACGACGCACACGATATCGCCGAAGGCGCGCTCGACAACGGCTGCGGGATCGCGACCGTCGCGACCGCCGCGGGGATCCTGACCGAGACCGACCTCCCCATCGGCGTCGACGTGGTGGGGGTCGGCGCCGAGGAGGTCGGGCTGCTCGGCGCGGAGCGGCTGGCCGAGCGGGTCGACCTCGACCGGGTGAAAGGCGTGATCAACGTCGACGGCGCGGGGCGGTTCCGCGACCTCGTGGCGCTTGCTCACACCTCCGAGACGGCGGTCGCCGTCGCCAACGCGGTGGCGTCCGGCACCGACCAGCCGATTGCGGTGGACGAGACGCCACACCCGTTTTCCGACCAGTGGCCGTTCGTCAGGCGGGGCGTGCCGGCGCTCCAACTCCACAGCGACTCGGGAGATCGCGGGCGCGGCTGGGGACACACCCACGCCGACACCCGCGACAAGGTCGACACGCGGAACGTGCGGGAACACGCGATGCTCGTCGCCCTTCTCGTCGCGGAGTTCGCGGCCCCCGAACGGGAGGCGGCCCGGCTCGAACGCGACGCCCTCGTCGCCGCGTTTCGCGAGGCCGACTTCGAGGCCGGGATGCGCGCGGCCGACCTCTGGCCGACGGCCTGGCCGTAG
- a CDS encoding KaiC domain-containing protein, whose translation MTEDDDWFERALQDADADSDAAGSEESTDESDRGDDIEDIGDIEDIGDTDDDGAAGGDAPESDDQPADPSADPFGGIRDGERDSSRDGDGEDPERGDGEPAANDDPFGGAQGGSDDPFGEEPATGEEPTTSEEPTTGDEPPTGDEPPGGADPFGGGSFGEGDPFGDGSTPDDAPSPADGPDQFDGSFGEGDPFGGAPDADGAPADMSASSPGPGGGGSFGGGSSDPFGGYRGTAGGDAGEFGEFGGGGDASGFDVDADELDSSIDRTNVGVDGLDEMILGGIPSRSLVSVIGGAGTGKTTFALQFLNEALESGGKGIYITLEQTRESILSTAEEKGWSFRDHAEADRLAVVAIDPIEMANSLASIRNDLIRLIADFGADRLVLDSVSLLEMMYDHPAKRRSEVFGFTRSLKEAGVTTLLTSEASEENAYASRHGIVEYLTDAVFVLQYIRGTDFRETRLAVEIQKIRDANHSRQSKPYDITDTGISVYGQANIF comes from the coding sequence ATGACCGAGGACGACGATTGGTTCGAGCGCGCGTTACAGGACGCCGACGCGGACAGCGACGCGGCCGGAAGCGAGGAGTCGACCGACGAGAGCGACCGCGGCGACGACATCGAGGATATTGGCGACATCGAGGATATCGGCGACACCGACGACGACGGTGCAGCGGGCGGCGACGCCCCCGAGAGCGACGACCAGCCCGCAGACCCATCGGCAGACCCGTTCGGCGGGATCAGAGACGGCGAGCGAGACTCGTCACGGGATGGCGATGGCGAGGACCCCGAACGCGGAGACGGGGAGCCGGCCGCGAACGACGACCCGTTCGGCGGAGCGCAGGGCGGAAGCGACGACCCGTTTGGCGAGGAGCCGGCTACGGGCGAAGAACCGACTACGAGCGAGGAGCCGACTACGGGCGACGAACCGCCTACGGGCGACGAACCGCCTGGAGGCGCCGACCCGTTCGGTGGGGGGTCGTTCGGCGAGGGAGATCCGTTCGGCGACGGGTCGACGCCCGACGACGCGCCGAGTCCGGCCGACGGCCCCGACCAGTTCGACGGGTCGTTCGGCGAGGGCGACCCCTTCGGCGGCGCGCCCGACGCCGACGGAGCGCCCGCCGACATGTCGGCGTCCAGCCCCGGCCCCGGCGGCGGGGGTTCGTTCGGTGGCGGTTCCTCCGACCCGTTCGGCGGCTACCGCGGCACCGCCGGCGGCGACGCCGGCGAGTTCGGCGAGTTCGGCGGGGGCGGCGACGCGTCGGGTTTCGACGTCGACGCCGACGAACTCGACTCGTCGATCGATCGCACAAACGTCGGGGTCGATGGCCTCGACGAGATGATCCTCGGGGGCATCCCGAGTCGCTCGCTGGTGTCTGTCATCGGCGGGGCCGGCACCGGGAAGACGACCTTCGCGCTCCAGTTTCTCAACGAGGCGCTCGAATCCGGCGGGAAAGGCATCTACATCACCCTCGAACAGACCCGCGAGTCGATCCTCTCGACCGCCGAGGAGAAGGGCTGGTCGTTCCGCGACCACGCCGAGGCCGACCGGCTCGCGGTGGTCGCCATCGACCCCATCGAGATGGCGAACTCGCTCGCGTCGATCCGGAACGACCTCATCCGACTCATCGCCGACTTCGGCGCCGACCGACTGGTGCTCGACTCCGTCTCCCTCCTGGAGATGATGTACGACCACCCGGCGAAGCGGCGGTCGGAGGTGTTCGGGTTCACGCGGTCGCTGAAGGAGGCCGGCGTCACGACGCTGCTCACCTCCGAGGCGAGCGAGGAGAACGCGTACGCCTCCAGACACGGCATCGTCGAGTACCTCACCGACGCGGTGTTCGTGTTGCAGTACATCCGCGGGACGGACTTCCGCGAGACGCGGCTCGCCGTCGAAATCCAGAAGATCCGCGACGCGAATCACTCCCGGCAGTCGAAGCCGTACGACATCACCGACACCGGCATCTCGGTGTACGGCCAGGCGAACATCTTCTGA
- a CDS encoding NAD(+)/NADH kinase: protein MEVGIVARKGSERAVALAEEVRDAVADTGATVWVDAETATALGEPAAGRAVEALADCDLAVAVGGDGTFLFVARNAGDTPIVGVNLGEVGFLNAVSPETAVEAVIAEVEAFARDEMAVREAPRLAAEADEWTSVPAANEIVIQSARRGPGAGIDYEIEVNGSRYAGGHADGVLVATPTGSTAYNLSERGPLVHPAVNGLIVNEMAADDGMPPLVVDADATVTVTVEGVEAVVAASDGRNTATLSAPVEVTVERTSPPMRIAGPPSNFFEALGKLS from the coding sequence ATGGAAGTCGGAATCGTGGCGCGGAAGGGAAGCGAGCGCGCGGTCGCCCTCGCCGAGGAGGTTCGCGACGCCGTCGCCGACACCGGCGCAACCGTCTGGGTAGACGCCGAGACGGCCACCGCCCTCGGCGAGCCGGCGGCCGGGCGCGCGGTCGAGGCGCTCGCCGACTGCGACCTCGCGGTGGCGGTCGGCGGCGACGGGACGTTCCTCTTCGTCGCGCGCAACGCCGGCGACACCCCCATCGTCGGGGTCAATCTCGGCGAAGTGGGCTTTCTCAACGCGGTCTCCCCGGAAACCGCCGTGGAGGCGGTCATCGCGGAGGTCGAGGCGTTCGCGCGCGACGAGATGGCCGTGCGAGAGGCCCCGCGGCTCGCCGCCGAGGCCGACGAGTGGACCTCGGTCCCCGCGGCCAACGAGATCGTGATCCAGAGCGCTCGGCGCGGCCCCGGCGCCGGAATCGACTACGAGATCGAGGTGAACGGGAGCCGGTACGCGGGGGGTCACGCCGACGGCGTCCTCGTCGCCACCCCGACTGGGTCGACCGCGTACAACCTCTCCGAGCGGGGGCCGCTCGTCCACCCGGCGGTGAACGGGCTCATCGTCAACGAGATGGCGGCCGATGACGGGATGCCGCCGCTCGTGGTCGACGCCGACGCGACCGTGACGGTGACGGTCGAGGGCGTCGAGGCGGTCGTCGCCGCCAGCGACGGGCGGAACACGGCCACGCTCTCGGCGCCGGTCGAGGTGACCGTCGAGCGGACCTCGCCGCCGATGCGCATCGCGGGCCCGCCCTCCAACTTCTTCGAGGCGCTCGGGAAGCTGTCGTAA